One Coregonus clupeaformis isolate EN_2021a chromosome 33, ASM2061545v1, whole genome shotgun sequence DNA window includes the following coding sequences:
- the LOC121549333 gene encoding protein FAM71B, which produces MSVTFGLSLSVSWICCLLIGGITGSFTFKEPTGSHAQTSVVSGPNATANATGHNAPASVTSGPNAATGHNYGANATNNHASAGSRASAKAAGSRASAEAAGSRASAEAAGSRASAEAAGSRASAEAAGSRASAEAAGSRASAEAAGSRASAEATSLEQTAQPLNKLDGELLTWFAELLNRLSSVTLPPFDKNVKSN; this is translated from the exons ATGTCTGTGACTTTTGGACTCTCTTTGAG TGTTTCTTGGATTTGTTGCCTGCTAATTGGAGGGATAACCGGTTCTTTTACATTTAAAG AACCAACTGGATCCCATGCTCAAACAAGTGTGGTGTCGGGTCCAAATGCCACAGCAAACGCTACTGGCCACAATGCCCCAGCAAGTGTGACGTCGGGTCCAAATGCCGCAACCGGCCACAACTACGGAGCAAATGCAACCAACAACCATGCCTCTGCAGGGTCCCGCGCCTCAGCAAAAGCAGCAGGGTCCCGCGCCTCGGCAGAAGCGGCAGGGTCCCGCGCCTCGGCAGAAGCGGCAGGGTCCCGCGCCTCGGCAGAAGCGGCAGGGTCCCGCGCCTCGGCAGAAGCGGCAGGGTCCCGCGCCTCGGCAGAAGCGGCAGGGTCCCGCGCCTCGGCAGAAGCGGCAGGGTCCCGCGCCTCGGCAGAAGCGACAAGCCTTGAACAGACGGCCCAACCCCTCAACAAGCTAGATGGGGAGCTTCTCACTTGGTTTGCTGAACTCCTCAATCGTCTGTCCTCTGTCACTTTGCCTCCTTTCGACAAAAATGTCAAAAGTAACTGA